taaaggaaaatgatcTTCAAAATATACCCAccaagaaatcccaaaaaacccaaaaaaatcccagaagaaacccaaaatcccccaaaaaaacaaaaaaaaaacccaaaagaaacccaaaaaaaccccaaaaaaaactcaagaaaacccaaaaaaccccaaaaaaaccccaaaaaacccccaataaaaaacccaaaaaaaccccaaaaaaccccataatcTCCCCCCAAAAGACCCTGCACTcgcaggggctggggggtcaCTGCGCCCACGCCCGCCcgaagaggaaaaggagattttagTGGGgggaaatgttttaaagaaaaataaagaaatgaattaataaaaaaaaaagaggttgaaaggagaaaaaaaaaaaggggggggaaaaggggggaaaagggggaaaaaaagtgaaaaaaagggaaaaaaagggaaaaaaagggggggaaaagggaaaaaaggggggaaaaaagggaaaaaaaaagggaaaaaaaggggaaaaaaggggaaaaaaagggggaaaaaaaggggggaaaaaggggaaaaaaggggaaaaaaggggaaaaaaaaggggaaaaaaaggagaaaaagagggaaaaaggggaaaaaaaggggaaaaaaaggggaaaaagaataaataaatttttaaaaattactaaagaaatggaaaaaaataaaggaaaatgatcTTCGAAAATATACccaagaaatcccaaaaaacccaaaaaaatcccagaagaaaccccaaaagaaactccaaaaaacaccccccaaaaaatcccaaaagaaacccaaaaaaaacccaaaaaaaaccccaagaaaacccaaaaaaacccccaaaaaaaccccaaaaaaaccccaaaaaaaccccaaaaaaccccataatcTCCCCCAAAAGACCCTGCACTcgcaggggctggggggtcaCTGCGCCCACGCCCGcctgaagaggaaaaggagattttagTGGGGgggaaatgttttaaagaaaaataaagaaatgaattaataaagaaaaattgaggttgaaaggagaaaatggaaaaaaaaggggaaaaaaaggggaaaaaaggggggaaaaaagggggaaaaaggggaaaaaaggggggaaaaaagagggaaaaaggggaaaaaaaggggaaaaaaaggggaaaaagaataaataaattttaaaaaattactaaagaaatggaaaaaaataaaggaaaatgatcTCCGAAAATATACccaagaaatcccaaaaaacccaaaaaaatcccagaagaaaccccaaaagaaactccaaaaaacaccccccaaaaaatcccaaaagaaacccaaaaaaaccccaaaaaaaccccaagaaaacccaaaaaaaccccccaaaaaaacccaaaaaacccccaaaaaaccccataatcTCCCCCCAAAAGACCCTGCACTcgcaggggctggggggtcaCTGCGCCCACGCCCGcctgaagaggaaaaggagattttagTGGGgggaaatgttttaaagaaaaataaagaaatgaattaataaaaaaaaatgaggttgagaggagaaaaaaaaaaaaaagggggaaaaaaaaggggaaaaaaggggaaaaaggggggaaaaggaaaaaaaggggggaaaaaaaaggggaaaaaggggaaaaaaaggggaaaaagagggggaaaaagggggaaaaaagaggaaaaaaaggggaaaaaagggggaaaaaaagggaaaaaaaggggaaaaaaaagggaaaaaaagggaaaaaaggggaaaaagaataaataaatttttaaaaattactaaagaaatggaaaaaaataaaggaaaatgatcTTCGAAATATACccaagaaatcccaaaaaacccaaaaaaatccagaagaaaccccaaaagaaaCTCCAAAAAACACCcctcaaaaaatcccaaagaaacccaaaaaaaaaacctccaaaaaaccccaaaaaaaccccaataaaccctcaaaaaaacctcaaaaaagccccaaaaaaacccaaaaaaaaaccccaaaaaaccccaaaaaaacccccaaaaaaaccccaaaaaaccccaaaaaaaaaaacccaaaaaaccccaaaaatccccccaaaaaaacaaacaaaaaaaaccccaaaaaatccccaaaaaaccccaaaaatccccccaaaaatctcaaaaaaaccaaaactaaaaaaccccaaaactcctgACCAAaccctgcttttatttttatttttctttttttttttttttaatgttttaatccctttttttggggaattttggttttatttttggggtttttttaaatttttttgaacCAATTTTAGGATTTTCAGCTTTCCACCCCTCCCCCCCTTGAAAGATTTGgggaaaattcccaaaattttgggtttttttttttggtttttttgttaaatttttgGATTTCAGGGCTCCCCAACcttttttttgaggggaaaaattcaattttttttccacttttgggtttttttttttggagggggatccaggtttggggtggtttttggggggattttctccatttttggggtttcttcattttttggggtgaattctcttttttttggggttttttccatttttttaggggggaaaaattctctcattttttttttcctctttttttggggtgaattctctcattttttggggtttttttccttttttttggggtgatttctccccatttttgggatttcattttttggggtgaattatcttttttttgggttttttttccattttttggggggtgaattctctcattttttggtttttttttttccttttttggggtgatttctcccccttttttgttttttttttttaatttttggggggattttctccatttttgggtttttcccattttttggggtttctcccccttttttgggggggattttccattttttgggtgatttctcccctttttggtttttttttccatttttttggggtgatttctccccatttttggggtttattaattttttggggtgatttttttgggttttttttccatttttttgggtaaattctccccatttttttttggtgtttcttcatttttttggggtttctcccctttttttgagattttccttttttttgggatgaattctccccctttttttggggttttttaattttttggggatgttctctcccttttttgggtttttttttttccttttttggggCTGAATTCTCCCCTTTTTTGAgctttcccattttttggggtttctccCCCTTTATTtgaatttcccccttttttttttgggtccAATCCCTCTCTTTAAACATTTCCTGGGTGTTTTTTTcgctatttttttttaaattttcccctttttttaccAACTGGAGCCGTTTGACTCTTTATTTTTGGGCTAAAATCCACCTTTTTCCTTGAAtccaccttttattttttaaatcgaccaaatcttcctttttttctcttttgtttttagggttttttttttttgggatttggggtttttccctgtttttattGCCTGGTTTTGCTGTAAGGGGGGATTcgcccccaccccccaaaaaaaaaaataaaattctatttataGCTCTACCCCCTCACcctttttattttgggtttttttggggttttttttggggttatttCGGTGTCGTTTCGTTATTTCTGCTGCGCCCTCGTTCGGGGGGTTCTGCCgtccccaaatttccccccaaaattcccaaatttccacccaaaattcccaatttccctccaaaattccccaatttccacccaaaattcccaaatttcccccaaaattcccaaatttccacacaaaattcccaaatttccacccaaaattcccaaatttccaccaaaattcccaaatttccactcaaaattcccaaatttccaccaaaaaaatccccaaatttccctccaaaattccccaatttccacccaaaatccccaattttcccccaaaactcCCAAATTTCCACACAAAATTCCCAATttacccccaaattccccaatttccacacaaaattcccaaatttccacccaaaattccccaaatttccacccaaaattccccaatttccacccaaaattcccaaatttccacccaaaattccccaatttccacccaaaattcccaaatttccacccaaaattccccaattttcacccaaaaattcccaaatttccctccaaaattccccaatttcccccaaaattatCCAGTTTCCCTAATTtccacccaaaatccccaatttaccctccaaaattcccaacttttcccccaaaatcccaaatttccacccaaaatccccaaTTTCCATCCAAAATTCTAAATTtccacccaaaatcccccaatttCTCTCCAATTTCCCCAATTtccacccaaaattcccaaatttcccccaaattcccaatttccacacaaaattcccaaatttccacccaaaattcccaaatttccacccaaaattccccaatttCTCTCCAATTTCCCCAATTTCCACACAAAATCCCCAATTtccacccaaaattcccaacttttcccccaaattccccaatttccacccaaaattcccaaatttctctCCAATTTCtctccaaaattcccaatttccacccaaaattccccaatttccacccaaaattcccaaatttcaccccaaaattcccaaatttccacccaaaatccccaatttccacccaaaatcggatttccccccaaatttccctccaaaatccccactttccacccaaaattcccaaatttccacacaaaattcccaaaatttccacCTAAAATCCCCcaatttcaccccaaaattcccaaatttctctCCAATTTCCCCACAAAATCCCCGATTtccacccaaaattccccaatttAGCTCTAATTCCCCCAATTTCCCTCAAATTTCcctccaaaatccccaaaattttcccccaaaattcccaaatttcccccaaattcgCGGCCGGCCTCCACTCCGGCTCGGCTCCGCCCCTCCGCCGGCGGTCACGTGACGCCGGTCACGTGGGCGCCCAACATGGCGGCGCCCATGGCGGCGGCGAGCGGCGGCTCCGTGACGCGGGCGGCTGCTCCGGGGCGTCTCCCGCAGCCTcagcggcggcgggggccgcggcCGAGGAGCCCGAGGCCGCCGTGTGAGTACCGGGGACGCCCtcccggggcggcggcgccgcagTCCGGTGCTGAGGCCGCTGTGGCGTGTCCCCGCCCCCTCTCCCCAGGGTTAACGTCGTGTTCGTGGACCGGGAGGGGCGGCAGTGCCGGTGCGCGGCAGAGTCGGCGACAACGTGCTGCACCTGGCGCAGCGGCacgggctggagctggagggtcggcaccgggaacgggaccgggaccgggaccggggaacgggaacgggaacggggctgggaCCCGGGAACGGGGCCGGGACCGGGAGCGGAGCTGGGAACCGGGAAcggggatgggaacgggaaacggggatgggaacgggaaaCGGGGCGGGaccgggagcggggctgggaaCGGGGAACGGGAAACGGCACCGGGACCGGGGAACGGGGCTGGGACCGGGAACGGGGCTGGAAACGGAAAACGGGACCGGAAAAGGGGCTGGGAACGGGGAACGGGACCGGGAACGGGAGCGGGaccgggaacgggaacggggctgggaccgggaacggggctgggaacggggaacggggctgggaacggggaacggggctgggaacggggaacggggctgggaacGGGGAACGGGGCTGGGACCGGGAAACGGGGGCTGGGACCGGGACCTGGGGAAGGCACTCGGGGCTCCGGGAGGCTCCCGGTACTGATAGGGGGGGTCCCGCGGCGGTTCTGGGGGGGGGTTCGGTGCTGACAGCGCTTCCAGGGGGTCTCCCGGTGTTACCGGGGCTAACGGCAGCTCCCGGGGGGCTGTTCCGGTGTTACCGGGGCCTTCCCGGGGCTGTTCCGGTGTTACTGGGGCTGTCCCGGGGCGTTCCCGGGGGGCGTTCCCGGTGCTAacggcggctcccggcgctgtcGCGGGGCTACCGGGCCATTCCGGAGGGGCTATCCCGGTTTCACTGGGGCGTTCCTGGTTTTACCGGGCCGTTCCCGGTGTTCCCAGGCCGTTCCCGGTGTTCCCTGGCCGTTCCCGGGGGGCTGTCCCCGTTTTTACCGAGGCGTTCCCGGTGTTCCCTCCCGGGCCATTCCGGGGGGGCTATCCCGGTTGTACCGGGCCGTTCCGTTGTTCCCGGTGTTCCGGGCCATTCCCGGTGTTCCCGGGCCGTTCCCGGTGTTCCCTGGCCATTCCCGGGCCGTTCCTGTTGTTCCCTGGCCATTCCCGGGGGCTATCCCGGTGTTCCCGGGCCATTCCCGTGTGCCATCCCGGTGTTCCCGGGCCGTTCCCGGTTTTCCCGGGCCGTTCCCGGTGTTCCCTGGCCGTTCCCGGTTTTACCGGGCCATTCCCGGTGTGCTATCCCGGTGTTCCCGGGCCATTCCCGGTTTTCCCGGGCCATTCCCGGTGTTCCCGGGCCATTCCCGGTTTTCCCGGGCCATTCCCCGGTTTTCCCGGTGTGCCATTCCGGTGGTTCCCGGGCCATTCCCGGTTTTCCCGGGCCGTTCCCGGTTTTACCGGCTCTCCCGGCTCCCTCAGGCGCCTGCGAGGCCTCCCTGGCCTGTTCCACCTGCCACGTTTACATCAGCGAGCCGCACCTGGGGCAGCTCCCGGCGCCGGACGAGCGGTAACGgcaccccccaaaccccccccccggTAACCCCGGGAGCCCCCCGGGAGCCCCGGTAGCCCCGGGAGCCCCGGTAGCCCGTGCCGTGCCCGCAGGGAGGAGGATCTGCTGGACCAGGCGCCGCTGCTGCGCGAGAACTCGCGGGCTGGGCTGCCAGCTGCGCCTGGGCCCCGCGCTGGAGGGGGCGCGCATCGCCCTGCCCCAGCGCACCCGCAACTTCTACGTGGACGGGCACgtccccaaaccccactgaGAGTGCGGGGcgcccccggagccccccggaCCCCTGAGGGCACCCCCCAAACCGCCCCCGAACCCCTGGAGACACCCCCGAACCCACTGAGAGTGGGGGGCGCCCCCGGAGCCGAGGGGGCACCCCCCGAACCCCACTGAGAGCCTGGGTACCCCAAAACCTGAGAGgaacacccccaaaccccactgagAGTGGGGGGcgcccccaaaccccactgagaccctggggacacccccaaaCTTCACTGAGACCCGAGGGACACCCCTATACCCCCCCGAACCCCTGGGGGCGCCCCCGAACCCCACTGAgaccctgggacccccccaaacccgagagggacacccccaaacccccccgaacccctggggacacccccgaACCCCACTGAGACCCTGGGGAACCCCCGAACCCCACTGAGTGCCTGGGTACCCCAAAACCTGAGAgggacacccccaaaccccactgagAGTGGGGGGcgccccccaaaccccactgagaccctggggacaccccccaAACTTCACTGAGACCCGAGGGACACCCCTATACCCCCCCCGAACCCCTGGGGACGCCCCCGAACCCACTGAGAGCCTGGGTACCCCCAAACCCGAGAGgggcacccccaaacccccccgaacccctggggacaccccccaaacccccccgaacccctggggacacccccgaACCCCACTGAGAGCCTGGGTACCCCAAAACCTGAGAgggacacccccaaaccccactgagAGCCTGGGTACCCCCAAACCCGAGAGgggcacccccaaaccccccccgaACCCGAGGgggcacccccaaaccccactgagCCCCTGGGGTACCCCCAAACCGCTGTggacacccccaaaccccactgagCTCGGGGGGCGAccccgacccccccccccaaaaaaaaaaaaaaattcccgGGGTTCTGGATTCGGGATAACGAGCGCTGGCTCATTAATGAGTGACTAATTAGGGGTGGGGGGGGCTCGGTGACATCGGGGGACAAGGACGGGGGTCCTGGGACAGAGTTTGGGGGacaggcggggggggggggtgacacCCCCCGACAGCGGGATCGTTTATTGGGGGTCGCTCCGGGGGCCCCCCCGGAACACCCAGCCCTGAGTGCTCCCAAATCCCTAAAAtcgccccaaaatcccctcggGAATGagccgggggagggggggggggggatctttggggaccccccccccaaaatcccctccccACCGGGCCGGTGTTGtaccccccccaaaatccccccaaaaaaccctgtGGTGGGGCGGGGGGGACCCCACGGGGATGGTCCCGGTCCCGGTTTTggtcccgatcccgatcctGATCCGGGTTTTGGTCCCGATCCCAGTCCCGATCTTGATCCCGGTCTTGGTCCCGGTTCCGATCCTGGTCctggtcccggtcccggtcccgatccTTGTCCCGGTCCTGATCCCGGTCTTGGTCCCGGTCCTGAGCCCAGTCTCGGTCCCGACCCCGATCCAGGTCTcggtcccgatcccggtccAGGTCCCGGTCCTGATCCCCGGTCCCAATCCCGATCCTGGTCCCGGTCTCGGTCCCGGTCCTcagtcccggtcccggtcccagTCCCGGTCTCGATCCTGGTCCCGGTCTCAGTCCCAGTCCCGGTCCCAATCCCGATCCTGGTCCCGGTctcggtcccggtcccggtcccagTCCCGGTCTCGATCCTGGTCCCGGTCTCAGTCCCAGTCCCGATCCCGGTCTCGGTCCCAATCCCCGGTCCCAATCCCAATTccggtcccgatcccggtcccgatcccggtcTCAGTCCCGGTCCCGTCCCAGTCCCGGTCCCAGTCTCggccccggtcccggtcccggtcccggtcccggctGAGCGAGCTGGATGCCCAAACCCTCCGTGCCGTTGCGCCGGTACCAACGGGCACCTCCAGAGGAACCCTTGGCACCCTCGCactcccaaaccccaaaaccgcCCCAAAAAACCGCCCCCAAAACCGGCTGGGGCCGGGCTCGGGGTTCCCCGGCGGCGCTCCCGCTCACGGCTGCGTGAGCTGGATACCGAAAGCGTCGCCGCGGGCGTCGCGGTGCCGGTGCAGGCGCGCGGCCTCGGAGGAGCCCTCGGCGTCGCGCACGTTGTACTCGCCCTTCTTGCACGCCGTGGTTTTCAGGTAGTAGCCACCGGCCACCGCCAGCCCCAGCGCGGGTGACGGCGCCCAGCGCTCCCAGCGCCGCCAGCGCCACCAGCCAGCTCTCTGCGGGGCGGGAGGCGCCGGTGACACCGGGACGGGACCGGTGGCACCGCCGCTCACCgcctctccccccacccccgcccccGTTCGCCACCTCACCGTCCACCCGCACCGCGACGCTCCCGGCTCGCCGGCCGTGCCGGTTTGCTCGCCGTGCAGGTGTAAACGCCCCGGTTGGCCGCGGTGGCCCCGGTGACCGTGACCGAGCGGTTGTCGGCGGCCAGGCGCACGTTGGGCGCGGGGGGGCAGCGCCCAGGCGAAGGTGGGCGCCGGGACCCCCTCGGCGCCGCAGTCCACGGTGAAGCCGCTGCCGCGGGTGACGTTGGCGGAGGGCAGGACGCGCAGGGTGACACCGGCGGGGGCCGTCTGCGCCGGGGCGACAGCGGCCGGTGCTGAGAACCGCCCCAAAAGCCGCGGGATTCCCCCCAAAATCGCTGCCCGCACTCACACTCCACGGCCACGGTGACGTTGCGGACGGCGGAGCCGTGCGCGTTGGTGGCCCGGCACCGGTAGGTGCCCGCGTGGGCGCGGGTGACATTGCGGGTGGCCCGGGGGGGGTCCTGGCTGTCGCCCAGCTCGGTGGCGTTGGCGGGGTGGCGGGGGTCGCCCAGCTTGGCGCAGGTGACGCGCGGCGGGGGGTTCCCGGTGGCGGCGCAGCCCAGCTCGGCCGGGGTCCCCTCCAGCCACCGCCGCCGCTCGGGGCAGCCGCGCTCGCCGAGGCTCGGCTGGTCTGGAAgcggggggaggcggcgggggaagggagggggggtGGTGATGGTGCcgggggacccccccccccccgtgagACCACCCCTGACCCTCGCGGGGTCCACCGGGAGCGCCCCCGGTACCGCTGGGACCGGTCCGAGCGCAGCCGGGCTCCGCCCCATCCGCATCCCCATCCCGGCACGGCTCCGGGATTCCCGGCATGGATGTGGCACTCCTGGCGCCACCAgatccctgtcccatccctgtggcACCTCTGTCCCCACCAGATCCCTGTG
This window of the Vidua macroura isolate BioBank_ID:100142 unplaced genomic scaffold, ASM2450914v1 whyUn_scaffold_251, whole genome shotgun sequence genome carries:
- the FDX2 gene encoding LOW QUALITY PROTEIN: ferredoxin-2, mitochondrial (The sequence of the model RefSeq protein was modified relative to this genomic sequence to represent the inferred CDS: inserted 1 base in 1 codon; deleted 3 bases in 3 codons), which gives rise to MAAPMAAASGGSVTRRLLRGVSRSLSGGGAAAEEPEAAVVNVVFVDREGRQXPVRGRVGDNVLHLAQRHGLELEGACEASLACSTCHVYISEPHLGQLPAPDEREEDLLDQAPLLRENSRLGCQLRLGPALEGARIALPQRTRNFYVDGHVPKPH